In Haliaeetus albicilla chromosome 2, bHalAlb1.1, whole genome shotgun sequence, a single genomic region encodes these proteins:
- the OXNAD1 gene encoding oxidoreductase NAD-binding domain-containing protein 1 isoform X3: protein MAAGAETGRGGRDAAAHGPPPLSRDGAGAGRGRLSSRDAAPGAGGSEDCQVIMAHATIYVGFTVPQLLRGASRIFPTHSALVVVRHSDFCYCTVNSTIKSKRKMDHLERTANNFRQEVISQAKVCGITNESETVKRLRLAIANKDFTFKAGQWVDFFIPGVSVVGGFSICSSPGLLEREGILELAVKHTVHPPAHWIHTECTLDSEVALRVGVDLHGYQEGKGNGYKMGTVKLYYSAKNTSELLFKKNILGLMNAFPGKIMCHFHVTQQSSQICKELQPHVTEGRISEKDLEKHVSKDTLWYICGPPPMIESISKLLSNIGVPRNCVFFEKWW, encoded by the exons ATGGCGGCGGGGGCAGAAACGGGACGAGGCGGAAGGGACGCAGCGGCGCACGGGCCGCCACCCCTGTCGCGTgacggggcgggggcggggcgcgggcgtCTCTCGTCACGTGATGCGGCGCCGG GAGCTGGTGGTTCTGAAGACTGCCAAGTCATCATGGCTCATGCTACTATTTACGTGGGGTTTACTGTTCCTCAGTTACTGAGAGGTGCTAGCAGAATTTTTCCCACTCATTCTGCATTGGTGGTGGTGAGGCACTCTGATTTTTGTTACTGCACAGTAAACAG CACAATaaaatcaaaaaggaaaatggatcaTCTAGAGAgaacagcaaataattttcGCCAGGAG gTAATTTCACAAGCAAAAGTGTGTGGAATCACCAATGAATCGGAGACAGTCAAAAGGCTTCGTTTGGCTATTGCAAATAAAGATTTTACTTTCAAAGCAGGACAGTG GGTTGATTTCTTTATTCCTGGAGTATCTGTAGTTGGGGGATTCTCAATATGCTCAAGCCCTGGCCTGTTGGAACGAGAAGGAATATTAGAGCTGGCAGTAAAGCACACTGTTCATCCTCCTGCTCACTGGATTCACACTGAG TGCACTCTTGACTCAGAAGTGGCTCTGCGAGTGGGAG TAGATCTTCATGGATACCAAGAGGGTAAAGGAAACGGATACAAAATGGGAACAGTGAAGCTGTACTACAGTGCAAAAAATACAAGTGAACTCTTATTTAAG aaaaatattctcgGTTTGATGAATGCATTTCCTGGAAAGATCATGTGTCATTTCCATGTCACCCAACAGAGTTCACAGATCTGTAAAGAACTTCAGCCACATGTTACAG agGGAAGAATATCTGAAAAGGATCTAGAAAAACATGTATCTAAGGATACTTTATGGTACATCTGTGGTCCACCTCCAATGATAGAATCTATATCCAAACTACTGTCTAACATTGGTGTTCCTagaaactgtgttttctttgagaaatgGTGGTAG
- the OXNAD1 gene encoding oxidoreductase NAD-binding domain-containing protein 1 isoform X2, with the protein MAAGAETGRGGRDAAAHGPPPLSRDGAGAGRGRLSSRDAAPGAGGSEDCQVIMAHATIYVGFTVPQLLRGASRIFPTHSALVVVRHSDFCYCTVNSTIKSKRKMDHLERTANNFRQEVISQAKVCGITNESETVKRLRLAIANKDFTFKAGQWVDFFIPGVSVVGGFSICSSPGLLEREGILELAVKHTVHPPAHWIHTECTLDSEVALRVGGDFFFDPQPGDSPVKLVLIAGGVGINPLFSILLHIVDLHGYQEGKGNGYKMGTVKLYYSAKNTSELLFKSSQICKELQPHVTEGRISEKDLEKHVSKDTLWYICGPPPMIESISKLLSNIGVPRNCVFFEKWW; encoded by the exons ATGGCGGCGGGGGCAGAAACGGGACGAGGCGGAAGGGACGCAGCGGCGCACGGGCCGCCACCCCTGTCGCGTgacggggcgggggcggggcgcgggcgtCTCTCGTCACGTGATGCGGCGCCGG GAGCTGGTGGTTCTGAAGACTGCCAAGTCATCATGGCTCATGCTACTATTTACGTGGGGTTTACTGTTCCTCAGTTACTGAGAGGTGCTAGCAGAATTTTTCCCACTCATTCTGCATTGGTGGTGGTGAGGCACTCTGATTTTTGTTACTGCACAGTAAACAG CACAATaaaatcaaaaaggaaaatggatcaTCTAGAGAgaacagcaaataattttcGCCAGGAG gTAATTTCACAAGCAAAAGTGTGTGGAATCACCAATGAATCGGAGACAGTCAAAAGGCTTCGTTTGGCTATTGCAAATAAAGATTTTACTTTCAAAGCAGGACAGTG GGTTGATTTCTTTATTCCTGGAGTATCTGTAGTTGGGGGATTCTCAATATGCTCAAGCCCTGGCCTGTTGGAACGAGAAGGAATATTAGAGCTGGCAGTAAAGCACACTGTTCATCCTCCTGCTCACTGGATTCACACTGAG TGCACTCTTGACTCAGAAGTGGCTCTGCGAGTGGGAGGTGATTTCTTCTTTGATCCTCAGCCTGGTGACTCCCCTGTAAAACTAGTGCTGATAGCAGGGGGTGTTGGAATTAACCCATTGTTTTCTATACTGCTGCATATAGTAGATCTTCATGGATACCAAGAGGGTAAAGGAAACGGATACAAAATGGGAACAGTGAAGCTGTACTACAGTGCAAAAAATACAAGTGAACTCTTATTTAAG AGTTCACAGATCTGTAAAGAACTTCAGCCACATGTTACAG agGGAAGAATATCTGAAAAGGATCTAGAAAAACATGTATCTAAGGATACTTTATGGTACATCTGTGGTCCACCTCCAATGATAGAATCTATATCCAAACTACTGTCTAACATTGGTGTTCCTagaaactgtgttttctttgagaaatgGTGGTAG
- the OXNAD1 gene encoding oxidoreductase NAD-binding domain-containing protein 1 isoform X1, with protein sequence MAAGAETGRGGRDAAAHGPPPLSRDGAGAGRGRLSSRDAAPGAGGSEDCQVIMAHATIYVGFTVPQLLRGASRIFPTHSALVVVRHSDFCYCTVNSTIKSKRKMDHLERTANNFRQEVISQAKVCGITNESETVKRLRLAIANKDFTFKAGQWVDFFIPGVSVVGGFSICSSPGLLEREGILELAVKHTVHPPAHWIHTECTLDSEVALRVGGDFFFDPQPGDSPVKLVLIAGGVGINPLFSILLHIVDLHGYQEGKGNGYKMGTVKLYYSAKNTSELLFKKNILGLMNAFPGKIMCHFHVTQQSSQICKELQPHVTEGRISEKDLEKHVSKDTLWYICGPPPMIESISKLLSNIGVPRNCVFFEKWW encoded by the exons ATGGCGGCGGGGGCAGAAACGGGACGAGGCGGAAGGGACGCAGCGGCGCACGGGCCGCCACCCCTGTCGCGTgacggggcgggggcggggcgcgggcgtCTCTCGTCACGTGATGCGGCGCCGG GAGCTGGTGGTTCTGAAGACTGCCAAGTCATCATGGCTCATGCTACTATTTACGTGGGGTTTACTGTTCCTCAGTTACTGAGAGGTGCTAGCAGAATTTTTCCCACTCATTCTGCATTGGTGGTGGTGAGGCACTCTGATTTTTGTTACTGCACAGTAAACAG CACAATaaaatcaaaaaggaaaatggatcaTCTAGAGAgaacagcaaataattttcGCCAGGAG gTAATTTCACAAGCAAAAGTGTGTGGAATCACCAATGAATCGGAGACAGTCAAAAGGCTTCGTTTGGCTATTGCAAATAAAGATTTTACTTTCAAAGCAGGACAGTG GGTTGATTTCTTTATTCCTGGAGTATCTGTAGTTGGGGGATTCTCAATATGCTCAAGCCCTGGCCTGTTGGAACGAGAAGGAATATTAGAGCTGGCAGTAAAGCACACTGTTCATCCTCCTGCTCACTGGATTCACACTGAG TGCACTCTTGACTCAGAAGTGGCTCTGCGAGTGGGAGGTGATTTCTTCTTTGATCCTCAGCCTGGTGACTCCCCTGTAAAACTAGTGCTGATAGCAGGGGGTGTTGGAATTAACCCATTGTTTTCTATACTGCTGCATATAGTAGATCTTCATGGATACCAAGAGGGTAAAGGAAACGGATACAAAATGGGAACAGTGAAGCTGTACTACAGTGCAAAAAATACAAGTGAACTCTTATTTAAG aaaaatattctcgGTTTGATGAATGCATTTCCTGGAAAGATCATGTGTCATTTCCATGTCACCCAACAGAGTTCACAGATCTGTAAAGAACTTCAGCCACATGTTACAG agGGAAGAATATCTGAAAAGGATCTAGAAAAACATGTATCTAAGGATACTTTATGGTACATCTGTGGTCCACCTCCAATGATAGAATCTATATCCAAACTACTGTCTAACATTGGTGTTCCTagaaactgtgttttctttgagaaatgGTGGTAG
- the OXNAD1 gene encoding oxidoreductase NAD-binding domain-containing protein 1 isoform X5, with protein MAHATIYVGFTVPQLLRGASRIFPTHSALVVVRHSDFCYCTVNSTIKSKRKMDHLERTANNFRQEVISQAKVCGITNESETVKRLRLAIANKDFTFKAGQWVDFFIPGVSVVGGFSICSSPGLLEREGILELAVKHTVHPPAHWIHTECTLDSEVALRVGGDFFFDPQPGDSPVKLVLIAGGVGINPLFSILLHIVDLHGYQEGKGNGYKMGTVKLYYSAKNTSELLFKKNILGLMNAFPGKIMCHFHVTQQSSQICKELQPHVTEGRISEKDLEKHVSKDTLWYICGPPPMIESISKLLSNIGVPRNCVFFEKWW; from the exons ATGGCTCATGCTACTATTTACGTGGGGTTTACTGTTCCTCAGTTACTGAGAGGTGCTAGCAGAATTTTTCCCACTCATTCTGCATTGGTGGTGGTGAGGCACTCTGATTTTTGTTACTGCACAGTAAACAG CACAATaaaatcaaaaaggaaaatggatcaTCTAGAGAgaacagcaaataattttcGCCAGGAG gTAATTTCACAAGCAAAAGTGTGTGGAATCACCAATGAATCGGAGACAGTCAAAAGGCTTCGTTTGGCTATTGCAAATAAAGATTTTACTTTCAAAGCAGGACAGTG GGTTGATTTCTTTATTCCTGGAGTATCTGTAGTTGGGGGATTCTCAATATGCTCAAGCCCTGGCCTGTTGGAACGAGAAGGAATATTAGAGCTGGCAGTAAAGCACACTGTTCATCCTCCTGCTCACTGGATTCACACTGAG TGCACTCTTGACTCAGAAGTGGCTCTGCGAGTGGGAGGTGATTTCTTCTTTGATCCTCAGCCTGGTGACTCCCCTGTAAAACTAGTGCTGATAGCAGGGGGTGTTGGAATTAACCCATTGTTTTCTATACTGCTGCATATAGTAGATCTTCATGGATACCAAGAGGGTAAAGGAAACGGATACAAAATGGGAACAGTGAAGCTGTACTACAGTGCAAAAAATACAAGTGAACTCTTATTTAAG aaaaatattctcgGTTTGATGAATGCATTTCCTGGAAAGATCATGTGTCATTTCCATGTCACCCAACAGAGTTCACAGATCTGTAAAGAACTTCAGCCACATGTTACAG agGGAAGAATATCTGAAAAGGATCTAGAAAAACATGTATCTAAGGATACTTTATGGTACATCTGTGGTCCACCTCCAATGATAGAATCTATATCCAAACTACTGTCTAACATTGGTGTTCCTagaaactgtgttttctttgagaaatgGTGGTAG
- the OXNAD1 gene encoding oxidoreductase NAD-binding domain-containing protein 1 isoform X4 has product MAAGAETGRGGRDAAAHGPPPLSRDGAGAGRGRLSSRDAAPGAGGSEDCQVIMAHATIYVGFTVPQLLRGASRIFPTHSALVVVRHSDFCYCTVNSTIKSKRKMDHLERTANNFRQEVISQAKVCGITNESETVKRLRLAIANKDFTFKAGQWVDFFIPGVSVVGGFSICSSPGLLEREGILELAVKHTVHPPAHWIHTECTLDSEVALRVGDLHGYQEGKGNGYKMGTVKLYYSAKNTSELLFKKNILGLMNAFPGKIMCHFHVTQQSSQICKELQPHVTEGRISEKDLEKHVSKDTLWYICGPPPMIESISKLLSNIGVPRNCVFFEKWW; this is encoded by the exons ATGGCGGCGGGGGCAGAAACGGGACGAGGCGGAAGGGACGCAGCGGCGCACGGGCCGCCACCCCTGTCGCGTgacggggcgggggcggggcgcgggcgtCTCTCGTCACGTGATGCGGCGCCGG GAGCTGGTGGTTCTGAAGACTGCCAAGTCATCATGGCTCATGCTACTATTTACGTGGGGTTTACTGTTCCTCAGTTACTGAGAGGTGCTAGCAGAATTTTTCCCACTCATTCTGCATTGGTGGTGGTGAGGCACTCTGATTTTTGTTACTGCACAGTAAACAG CACAATaaaatcaaaaaggaaaatggatcaTCTAGAGAgaacagcaaataattttcGCCAGGAG gTAATTTCACAAGCAAAAGTGTGTGGAATCACCAATGAATCGGAGACAGTCAAAAGGCTTCGTTTGGCTATTGCAAATAAAGATTTTACTTTCAAAGCAGGACAGTG GGTTGATTTCTTTATTCCTGGAGTATCTGTAGTTGGGGGATTCTCAATATGCTCAAGCCCTGGCCTGTTGGAACGAGAAGGAATATTAGAGCTGGCAGTAAAGCACACTGTTCATCCTCCTGCTCACTGGATTCACACTGAG TGCACTCTTGACTCAGAAGTGGCTCTGCGAGTGGGAG ATCTTCATGGATACCAAGAGGGTAAAGGAAACGGATACAAAATGGGAACAGTGAAGCTGTACTACAGTGCAAAAAATACAAGTGAACTCTTATTTAAG aaaaatattctcgGTTTGATGAATGCATTTCCTGGAAAGATCATGTGTCATTTCCATGTCACCCAACAGAGTTCACAGATCTGTAAAGAACTTCAGCCACATGTTACAG agGGAAGAATATCTGAAAAGGATCTAGAAAAACATGTATCTAAGGATACTTTATGGTACATCTGTGGTCCACCTCCAATGATAGAATCTATATCCAAACTACTGTCTAACATTGGTGTTCCTagaaactgtgttttctttgagaaatgGTGGTAG
- the OXNAD1 gene encoding oxidoreductase NAD-binding domain-containing protein 1 isoform X6 has protein sequence MAAGAETGRGGRDAAAHGPPPLSRDGAGAGRGRLSSRDAAPGAGGSEDCQVIMAHATIYVGFTVPQLLRGASRIFPTHSALVVVRHSDFCYCTVNSTIKSKRKMDHLERTANNFRQEVISQAKVCGITNESETVKRLRLAIANKDFTFKAGQWVDFFIPGVSVVGGFSICSSPGLLEREGILELAVKHTVHPPAHWIHTECTLDSEVALRVGDLHGYQEGKGNGYKMGTVKLYYSAKNTSELLFKSSQICKELQPHVTEGRISEKDLEKHVSKDTLWYICGPPPMIESISKLLSNIGVPRNCVFFEKWW, from the exons ATGGCGGCGGGGGCAGAAACGGGACGAGGCGGAAGGGACGCAGCGGCGCACGGGCCGCCACCCCTGTCGCGTgacggggcgggggcggggcgcgggcgtCTCTCGTCACGTGATGCGGCGCCGG GAGCTGGTGGTTCTGAAGACTGCCAAGTCATCATGGCTCATGCTACTATTTACGTGGGGTTTACTGTTCCTCAGTTACTGAGAGGTGCTAGCAGAATTTTTCCCACTCATTCTGCATTGGTGGTGGTGAGGCACTCTGATTTTTGTTACTGCACAGTAAACAG CACAATaaaatcaaaaaggaaaatggatcaTCTAGAGAgaacagcaaataattttcGCCAGGAG gTAATTTCACAAGCAAAAGTGTGTGGAATCACCAATGAATCGGAGACAGTCAAAAGGCTTCGTTTGGCTATTGCAAATAAAGATTTTACTTTCAAAGCAGGACAGTG GGTTGATTTCTTTATTCCTGGAGTATCTGTAGTTGGGGGATTCTCAATATGCTCAAGCCCTGGCCTGTTGGAACGAGAAGGAATATTAGAGCTGGCAGTAAAGCACACTGTTCATCCTCCTGCTCACTGGATTCACACTGAG TGCACTCTTGACTCAGAAGTGGCTCTGCGAGTGGGAG ATCTTCATGGATACCAAGAGGGTAAAGGAAACGGATACAAAATGGGAACAGTGAAGCTGTACTACAGTGCAAAAAATACAAGTGAACTCTTATTTAAG AGTTCACAGATCTGTAAAGAACTTCAGCCACATGTTACAG agGGAAGAATATCTGAAAAGGATCTAGAAAAACATGTATCTAAGGATACTTTATGGTACATCTGTGGTCCACCTCCAATGATAGAATCTATATCCAAACTACTGTCTAACATTGGTGTTCCTagaaactgtgttttctttgagaaatgGTGGTAG
- the DPH3 gene encoding diphthamide biosynthesis protein 3, producing the protein MSVFHDEVEIEDFEYDEETETYSYPCPCGDRFLITREDLENGEDVATCPSCSLILRVIYDQEQFMRDEVIAEPLTNKELIKC; encoded by the exons ATGTCGGTCTTCCACGACGAGGTGGAGATCGAGGACTTCGAGTACGACGAGGAGACCGAGACCTACAGCTACCCGTGCCCCTGCGGGGACCGCTTCCTCATCACGCGG GAGGACCTGGAGAACGGCGAGGACGTGGccacctgccccagctgctccctgaTCCTGCGCGTCATTTACGAccag GAGCAGTTCATGCGTGATGAAGTCATTGCAGAACCTTTGACAAACAAGGAATTGATTAAGTGCTGA